The genomic DNA TCGTAAGCCAAGGGAAATGTTGCATTGTTCTCTATAAACCGTGAGTAAATACCTACTCTCTATTCTTTCACAAAATTTAACTTTTCTTCATAAACATCAATCCAATTTCCCACTAGGGAATCATATAGAATCTTCAATAGATTGGGGGTATTTACCTATTGACAAAACAGAGCTTCTTCCCTTAGGAGGAGGCGGGAGCTAGGTAGCAGGAAGGAGTAATTCCTGGGGTAGAAACGATCGGGAGGTAACAATTACCAAAGTCAACAGAAACAGAGCGAAAATTATTGCTGGCGCGACTCTTTGCACAAAAAAATGCATAAACCTTTGTTTCTCTGTATCCCCATCCTAGCACTTTTTAAGTGGGTACGCCTGCTTCCAGCATCAGCTCACGGATTTGGGCAAAGGCGTATTCCCAGGCTTCCTCCACTGCGGGACACCAATCCTTGCCTAGGTGTTGTTCTAGGGATTGCCGGACGGCTTGGTTAAAGGGGGCAAAGTATTCAGCTTTAACTCCGTAGCGGACGTGTCTTTCTGCCAGGGCACGCATGGTCGTGCGGAATAGACTAGGGTTGTGCAGGTTCTTCACCATTAAAATCAGGGCACCCATGAGCATTTTTTGTTGTTGTGGCCAGTTGGTGTGGCTAAATAAAGCCCGCGCAGAGGGAGCACTGAAAAAGAGGTAGCTGTAAACCGATCGGGCAAAGTCTTCCTCTTTTTGCCGCACAAGTTCAAAACTGTCCCTCAGGATAGCTGCTGCTTGTTCTCTGTCCATCATGGCTGACAGTTGTGT from Pseudanabaenaceae cyanobacterium SKYG29 includes the following:
- a CDS encoding globin domain-containing protein — translated: MMDREQAAAILRDSFELVRQKEEDFARSVYSYLFFSAPSARALFSHTNWPQQQKMLMGALILMVKNLHNPSLFRTTMRALAERHVRYGVKAEYFAPFNQAVRQSLEQHLGKDWCPAVEEAWEYAFAQIRELMLEAGVPT